The Galactobacillus timonensis genome has a segment encoding these proteins:
- a CDS encoding glycosyltransferase family 2 protein, whose translation MLLSVVVPCYNEEKSVPLFYTAAVDVLKTLPLSYELIFVNDGSRDGTLQEMLKLYEAHRDTVRVIDFSRNFGKEAGLLAGLRASKGDLVTVMDVDLQDPPSLLPKMLETMEKNGDDIVGTRRVDRKGEPPVRSWFARKFYKLINRYTEVEIVDGARDFRLMKRPVVDAILSLKERNRFSKGLFVWVGFKSEYLEYENVERAAGESKWSFWKLFRYALDGIIEYTDAPLRAAAWVGGVLSAVMGIELIVLLILSIVGSVSSSVVLISVVLFLGGIILLAAGIIGEYLAKTYDEVRQRPSYIVKHEYRD comes from the coding sequence ATGTTATTGAGTGTCGTTGTGCCTTGCTATAACGAGGAGAAAAGTGTTCCTCTTTTTTATACAGCGGCGGTGGATGTATTAAAGACGCTTCCGCTGTCCTATGAGCTGATCTTTGTCAATGACGGTTCCCGAGACGGTACGCTGCAGGAGATGCTGAAGCTGTATGAGGCGCACCGGGATACGGTGCGGGTCATTGATTTCAGCCGCAATTTCGGCAAGGAGGCCGGATTGCTTGCCGGTCTTCGGGCAAGCAAAGGCGATCTTGTGACGGTGATGGACGTGGATCTGCAGGATCCACCGAGCCTGCTGCCGAAGATGCTGGAGACGATGGAGAAAAACGGCGATGACATCGTCGGTACGCGGCGGGTGGACCGTAAAGGGGAGCCTCCGGTGCGTTCGTGGTTTGCGCGGAAGTTCTATAAGCTGATCAACAGGTATACGGAAGTTGAGATTGTGGACGGTGCGCGTGATTTCCGTCTGATGAAGCGGCCCGTGGTGGATGCGATTCTTTCTCTGAAGGAGCGCAACCGTTTTTCGAAGGGGCTGTTTGTCTGGGTCGGCTTCAAGAGTGAGTATCTTGAATATGAGAACGTGGAACGGGCGGCCGGTGAGTCGAAGTGGTCGTTCTGGAAGCTGTTCCGCTATGCGCTGGACGGGATCATTGAGTATACGGATGCGCCGCTGCGGGCGGCTGCCTGGGTTGGCGGCGTATTGAGCGCGGTGATGGGCATTGAGCTGATTGTGCTTTTGATTCTGAGCATCGTCGGCAGTGTGTCGTCGTCGGTGGTTTTGATTTCCGTTGTTTTGTTTCTGGGGGGAATTATTCTTCTTGCGGCAGGTATCATTGGGGAGTACCTTGCGAAGACATACGATGAGGTTCGCCAGCGGCCGTCATACATCGTAAAGCACGAGTATCGGGACTGA
- a CDS encoding glycosyltransferase family 2 protein: MSQVTMVVPCFNCEGTVEKTLESLRMQTFQDLTVMAINDGSTDRTGDVLLAYQKSHPEMDLVLFTKKNEGIAEARNFGLDHVNTPYFGFLDSDDIAEPEMVADLYAKMTGEHLQVVVSDFYWTRPDAERVQKEGPYGAGQDMMVSLFAVLWNKLYDTEFVRKSGVRFPRGDRYEDNYFLYCLTMFVERLGFVDRPYVHYLQHTGSITHNNNEQVKNMIDVFERILAWYRQHGTYDAYRDGLEYITIKAFLGNSFLRSCKIDDASDRKATVRLGWDLLNREFPNWHKNPYLKSLGGLKNRYFSMVHGWNLGFLTWFFHYFGRDNV; encoded by the coding sequence ATGTCACAGGTAACCATGGTTGTCCCATGCTTCAATTGCGAAGGGACGGTTGAAAAGACTCTGGAAAGTCTGCGTATGCAGACCTTCCAGGACCTGACGGTCATGGCGATCAATGACGGCAGCACGGATCGTACGGGGGATGTGCTTCTGGCATATCAGAAGAGTCATCCGGAGATGGATCTGGTTCTTTTTACGAAGAAGAATGAAGGGATCGCCGAGGCCCGCAACTTTGGACTGGATCATGTGAATACGCCGTACTTCGGCTTTCTCGACAGTGATGATATTGCGGAGCCGGAAATGGTCGCAGATCTCTATGCGAAGATGACCGGGGAACATCTGCAGGTCGTTGTGTCGGATTTTTACTGGACGCGGCCGGATGCGGAGCGGGTACAGAAGGAAGGGCCGTACGGGGCGGGGCAGGACATGATGGTGTCCCTGTTTGCGGTGCTTTGGAACAAGCTCTACGATACGGAATTTGTAAGAAAAAGCGGCGTCCGTTTTCCCAGGGGCGATCGCTATGAGGACAACTATTTTCTCTATTGCCTGACGATGTTTGTGGAGCGTCTTGGCTTTGTGGATCGTCCGTATGTGCATTACCTTCAGCATACGGGCAGTATTACGCACAACAACAATGAACAGGTCAAGAACATGATCGACGTATTTGAGCGGATCCTGGCCTGGTATCGGCAGCACGGAACCTATGATGCGTACCGGGACGGGCTGGAATACATTACGATCAAAGCCTTTCTGGGCAACAGTTTCCTGCGCTCGTGCAAGATTGACGATGCGTCCGATCGCAAGGCGACAGTACGGCTCGGGTGGGATCTGCTGAACCGGGAGTTTCCAAACTGGCATAAAAACCCGTATCTGAAGTCGCTCGGGGGCCTGAAGAACCGTTATTTTTCGATGGTTCACGGGTGGAATCTCGGGTTTCTGACATGGTTCTTTCATTATTTTGGAAGGGACAATGTATAG
- a CDS encoding O-antigen ligase family protein — protein MDKEKTFTTQETWLHRLILILITIQPLIDLDYLVYDWLNQYGLPRPSTVMRFVILPVLIIAAYFIHDKNKKRTGILAGIYAVLFAVYFYLHDKQAAGLVERLDFTDNFQYSRWGELTYCLTLLAPVVFIYAIYHEHFSMKELKNMVLFESGIISVPIVLGDLYVFGVSTYYGNTVGNIFTWFDDIYQWYHPRTLASKFFFNEGNTIGILLFMILPLLYYFFSISETKKEKRNIFILIVVQSFAMQMLATRVATYGAVVVPGLFLVLYALDHLFAHKAKMAGNVVIGCLAALAVFALLLPRTPAVENQHVDAVNDTALLHNGIAAESLARMEEAKDLIPGTPEYINFYVFMFEAYGINGRYIQSVPSQYYTKYYSYQHDPKFWVDVMNMDVYDRVNGRQIETIFTKYKYQNLTSAEKILGMGYSTFNAGSIVLERDFVMQVYLLGYAGELLLLGPWVALVLYGVVMFLKYHREMLTLENVILAVSLGAGMGSAYLSGHMLDQFVTTVFAALLTAILLNHIAEAKKCHR, from the coding sequence ATGGATAAGGAAAAAACATTTACGACACAGGAGACATGGCTTCATCGGCTGATCCTGATCCTGATTACGATTCAGCCGCTGATTGACCTGGATTATCTGGTGTATGACTGGCTGAATCAGTACGGGCTTCCGCGTCCTTCGACCGTGATGCGCTTTGTGATTCTGCCGGTGCTGATCATTGCGGCCTATTTTATCCACGACAAAAACAAAAAGCGGACCGGCATCCTGGCCGGTATCTATGCCGTTCTTTTTGCCGTCTATTTTTATCTCCATGACAAGCAGGCGGCGGGGCTGGTAGAGCGGCTCGACTTTACAGATAACTTTCAGTACAGCCGCTGGGGAGAGCTGACATACTGCCTGACGCTGCTGGCGCCGGTTGTGTTCATCTACGCGATCTATCATGAGCACTTCTCGATGAAGGAGCTGAAGAACATGGTGCTCTTTGAGAGCGGCATTATTTCGGTTCCGATTGTGCTTGGCGATCTCTATGTGTTCGGTGTCAGTACGTACTATGGAAATACGGTAGGCAATATCTTTACGTGGTTTGACGATATCTATCAGTGGTATCATCCGCGGACCCTGGCTTCGAAGTTCTTCTTCAATGAGGGCAATACGATCGGCATTCTGCTGTTCATGATTCTGCCGCTGCTGTACTACTTCTTCTCCATTTCCGAAACGAAGAAGGAGAAGCGGAACATCTTTATCCTGATCGTGGTGCAGAGCTTTGCAATGCAGATGCTGGCAACGCGGGTGGCGACGTATGGCGCCGTCGTTGTTCCTGGCCTGTTCCTGGTGCTTTATGCGCTGGATCATCTTTTCGCTCATAAGGCAAAGATGGCAGGGAACGTTGTGATTGGATGTCTTGCGGCGCTTGCAGTGTTCGCTCTGCTTCTGCCAAGGACGCCGGCCGTAGAGAACCAGCACGTCGATGCGGTGAATGATACGGCGCTGCTGCACAACGGCATTGCGGCCGAGAGCCTTGCCCGCATGGAAGAGGCGAAGGACCTGATTCCGGGTACGCCGGAATATATCAATTTCTACGTGTTCATGTTTGAGGCGTACGGCATCAATGGCCGCTATATCCAGTCGGTTCCGAGCCAGTACTATACGAAGTACTACAGCTACCAGCACGATCCGAAGTTCTGGGTCGATGTCATGAACATGGATGTCTATGACCGTGTCAACGGCCGTCAGATCGAGACGATCTTCACGAAGTACAAATATCAGAATCTGACTTCGGCGGAAAAGATTCTCGGCATGGGCTACAGTACCTTCAATGCCGGCTCCATCGTTCTGGAGCGTGACTTTGTGATGCAGGTATATCTGCTGGGGTATGCCGGTGAACTGCTTTTGCTGGGGCCGTGGGTGGCGCTGGTCCTGTATGGCGTGGTGATGTTTTTGAAGTATCACCGGGAAATGCTGACGCTGGAGAATGTGATTCTTGCCGTATCGCTGGGTGCCGGTATGGGTTCGGCGTATCTCTCCGGACATATGTTGGATCAGTTTGTGACGACGGTGTTTGCGGCATTGTTGACGGCAATTCTGCTGAACCATATTGCGGAGGCGAAGAAATGTCACAGGTAA
- a CDS encoding glycosyltransferase gives MENEKRTILFVNDEMRMGGVARVLNTLMAALPKDRYEIDLLILHKRGMLLEEVPQGVHVLEGTPFFTPVDESLDMIWASRDWKELFKKLRLLFYMKTRLIIPKIRRERKKILTKQYDVEVAAKEGFCTIFTASGDSRRKINWVLTDYSVCNYSRNHMPLVKQALRSIDLNIADSTQAMIAYNTVFKVRNSVTIHNLMDTASIERKLAEDPDGKAIQDSSSPNLISVVRFHPQKAVDRLLYASHEATKAGYAHTLYLVGGGEEEGKLRKIVSDLKMDNVVFLGYMANPYGAMRKADLFVLPSLYEGFATVISESLIVGTPVLSTDVSGAREQITKPDEGWVVENSQEGLNNGLIEALSNPDRLKEMKKALAGYTYPNDEVLQQFMDVL, from the coding sequence ATGGAAAATGAGAAGAGGACCATATTATTCGTTAACGATGAGATGCGGATGGGCGGTGTTGCCCGCGTTTTAAATACGCTGATGGCGGCGCTGCCGAAGGATCGCTACGAGATTGATCTTCTGATTCTTCATAAGCGTGGAATGCTGCTGGAAGAGGTGCCCCAGGGGGTACATGTGCTGGAAGGGACACCTTTTTTTACGCCGGTTGATGAGTCGCTGGACATGATCTGGGCCTCAAGAGACTGGAAGGAGCTGTTCAAGAAACTGCGTCTATTGTTCTATATGAAGACGCGGCTCATTATCCCCAAGATCCGCCGCGAAAGAAAAAAGATCCTGACGAAGCAGTACGATGTCGAAGTGGCGGCGAAGGAAGGCTTCTGTACCATCTTTACCGCAAGCGGCGACAGCAGGCGGAAGATCAACTGGGTTTTGACCGACTACAGTGTGTGCAACTATTCCAGAAACCATATGCCTCTGGTGAAGCAGGCCCTCCGCAGCATTGATCTGAACATTGCGGACAGTACGCAGGCGATGATCGCCTATAACACCGTGTTCAAGGTGCGCAACAGCGTGACGATCCACAATCTGATGGATACGGCTTCCATTGAGCGGAAGCTGGCTGAGGATCCGGATGGGAAAGCCATTCAGGATTCCTCTTCGCCGAATCTGATTTCGGTGGTCCGCTTTCATCCCCAGAAGGCGGTGGACCGTTTGCTGTATGCAAGCCACGAGGCCACCAAAGCCGGCTATGCGCATACGCTATATCTTGTGGGCGGTGGCGAAGAGGAAGGAAAGCTTCGAAAGATCGTTTCCGATTTGAAGATGGACAACGTCGTCTTTCTTGGCTATATGGCCAATCCCTACGGTGCGATGAGGAAGGCGGATCTGTTTGTTCTGCCAAGTCTCTACGAAGGGTTTGCGACCGTGATCAGCGAATCGCTGATCGTCGGTACGCCGGTGCTTTCGACGGATGTGTCGGGTGCGCGGGAACAGATTACAAAGCCGGATGAGGGCTGGGTTGTGGAGAACAGTCAGGAAGGGCTGAACAACGGGCTGATTGAGGCTCTGAGCAATCCGGACCGGTTGAAAGAAATGAAGAAGGCACTGGCGGGATATACGTATCCCAACGATGAGGTGCTGCAGCAGTTCATGGATGTGCTCTAG
- a CDS encoding glycosyltransferase family 2 protein → MSEAMKKVSVIVPVYNVELYVKECLDSLLAQTLSGFEIVAVDDGSTDGSGKILDEYAEKDSRIHVIHEENGGLAHARNTGIAASTGELIACVDGDDTVAPGFLEKLEKPFESGDYDVSVCDLEYHYEDGHVEDSSGGSFSHTSARVYPKLVLINNSACNKLCRKSLFEDLPFPDGKLYEDLATMPAIIYKAESVAKVNEPLYYYRQRSGSIRHTLNDGLFDIYDAIGRVKKYVEDHGNEAEILEELNHLYIIHALDAITLKIKDGDDRKTQLAMLEENMKRLKEVYPDYRRDPYYVNAGFKKKLIWKELAKGKYERVLKLYGK, encoded by the coding sequence ATGAGTGAAGCGATGAAGAAGGTCAGTGTCATTGTACCTGTGTACAATGTTGAACTCTATGTCAAAGAGTGCCTGGATAGTCTGCTGGCACAGACCCTGTCCGGCTTTGAGATTGTCGCTGTCGATGATGGAAGTACGGATGGCAGCGGAAAGATTCTGGATGAATATGCCGAAAAGGACAGCCGGATCCATGTGATTCATGAAGAAAACGGCGGCCTTGCCCATGCGCGCAATACGGGCATTGCGGCTTCGACGGGTGAGTTAATCGCCTGTGTCGATGGGGACGATACGGTGGCACCCGGATTTCTTGAGAAGCTGGAGAAGCCGTTTGAGAGCGGGGACTATGACGTTTCGGTATGTGATCTTGAATATCACTATGAGGATGGACATGTGGAAGATTCTTCGGGCGGATCCTTCAGCCATACCAGTGCCCGTGTCTATCCGAAGCTGGTATTGATCAATAACAGTGCCTGCAACAAGCTCTGCCGGAAGTCTCTCTTTGAGGATCTTCCGTTTCCGGACGGGAAGCTGTATGAGGATCTGGCAACGATGCCTGCCATTATCTACAAGGCGGAAAGTGTGGCCAAGGTCAATGAGCCGCTGTATTATTACCGGCAGCGTTCGGGCAGTATCCGCCACACGCTGAACGACGGGCTTTTTGATATTTATGATGCGATCGGCCGCGTGAAGAAGTATGTGGAGGATCATGGCAATGAGGCGGAGATTCTCGAGGAGCTGAATCATCTTTACATCATTCATGCGCTGGATGCGATTACCCTCAAGATCAAGGATGGCGACGATCGCAAGACACAGCTGGCGATGCTGGAAGAAAATATGAAGCGTCTGAAGGAGGTGTATCCGGACTATCGCCGGGATCCGTATTATGTCAACGCCGGCTTCAAGAAGAAGCTGATCTGGAAGGAACTTGCGAAGGGGAAATACGAACGGGTTTTAAAGCTTTATGGAAAATGA
- a CDS encoding MBOAT family O-acyltransferase, which produces MNLLSLPYLELILGSSVFSWVFSKRTRPYLIAACNAVFLYLLRARVQDWAYVLILTGVVYLCSLIAEKTKKRKVFDGIGIGFAIVVLALYKYYLPSVGFLMPLGISFYTFKALSYLADHIGKKAEFHANPVYLFDYLCFFPVFTAGPIHRAQPFFDSLSQPFVFEYRDTMRGAALVLFGAFEKFVISGTLAQYYAAFLDPSLSGWNTVFGVVLYGLYLYSDFDAYSSIAIGTARLLGFRLDANFRAPYLSSSMNEFWRRWHISLGSWLRDYVYIPLGGSRKGFLRKQLNILIVFLVSGIWHGNTLMFVIWGLGCGIVCVIDNLIAWLFQKAPKAVLVIGKLLGIVINDGLVLALWVFFFSSALDVFSRMATVFDGAGFAVSFEAAGLSAAQGIVCLALIAVIVVTDVLRYFFEMSEKFMRWNIVLRWAVYAVMIAAAIVFGNYGPGVHPADFVYERF; this is translated from the coding sequence ATGAACCTTCTTTCGCTTCCTTATCTTGAACTGATCCTTGGATCCTCGGTGTTTTCGTGGGTCTTTTCAAAGCGTACGCGGCCGTATCTCATCGCGGCATGCAACGCTGTCTTTCTCTATCTTCTACGGGCAAGGGTACAGGACTGGGCTTATGTACTGATCCTGACGGGTGTTGTTTATCTTTGTTCGCTGATTGCAGAAAAGACAAAGAAGCGGAAGGTGTTTGACGGCATCGGGATCGGCTTTGCGATTGTGGTACTGGCGCTTTACAAGTACTATCTGCCGTCGGTCGGATTCCTGATGCCATTGGGAATATCGTTCTATACCTTCAAGGCGCTGTCCTATCTTGCGGATCACATCGGTAAGAAGGCGGAGTTTCATGCCAATCCTGTTTATCTCTTTGACTATCTCTGTTTTTTTCCGGTATTTACTGCAGGTCCGATCCATCGGGCACAGCCGTTTTTCGATTCGCTTTCGCAGCCGTTTGTATTTGAGTACCGTGATACGATGCGGGGCGCTGCACTGGTTCTTTTCGGCGCCTTTGAGAAGTTTGTGATTTCCGGGACGCTTGCCCAGTATTATGCGGCGTTTCTGGATCCTTCCCTGAGCGGCTGGAATACGGTGTTCGGCGTCGTTCTGTACGGGCTTTATCTCTATTCGGACTTTGATGCCTACTCCAGCATCGCGATCGGTACGGCGCGTCTGCTGGGATTCCGGCTGGATGCCAATTTCCGTGCACCCTATCTTTCTTCGTCGATGAACGAGTTCTGGCGCCGCTGGCACATTTCGCTTGGCAGCTGGCTGCGCGATTACGTCTATATTCCTCTCGGCGGCAGCCGGAAGGGCTTCCTTCGCAAGCAGCTGAACATTCTGATCGTATTCCTTGTGTCGGGAATCTGGCATGGCAATACGCTGATGTTTGTGATCTGGGGGCTTGGCTGCGGCATCGTCTGCGTCATAGATAATCTGATCGCCTGGCTGTTTCAGAAGGCGCCGAAGGCAGTTCTCGTTATTGGAAAGCTTCTCGGCATCGTGATCAACGACGGTCTGGTTCTTGCGCTCTGGGTATTCTTCTTTTCTTCGGCGCTCGATGTGTTTTCACGGATGGCTACGGTATTTGACGGCGCTGGCTTTGCGGTTTCCTTTGAGGCGGCAGGTCTCAGTGCGGCGCAGGGAATTGTCTGTCTTGCACTGATTGCCGTCATTGTTGTGACCGATGTTCTGCGGTATTTCTTTGAGATGAGTGAAAAGTTCATGCGGTGGAACATTGTATTGCGCTGGGCGGTGTATGCGGTAATGATTGCGGCTGCGATCGTGTTTGGAAACTACGGCCCCGGCGTTCATCCGGCAGACTTTGTCTATGAGAGGTTCTAG
- a CDS encoding haloacid dehalogenase-like hydrolase, with product MNVYDWDNTIYRGDSTFGMVLYAYGHRPLTLLSLPRTAVCGLLYGLHLMKKLTFKQNLYHMFVFIRDMDRFVDEYTSSHLDHVKKWYLEQQKEDDVVISASPEFLIKSFCDKIGIHHVMASVVDPGNGKYSGLNCHGEEKVRRYREVYGDAPIDSFYSDSRSDAPLAGLAAHAYLVHGDERNPWS from the coding sequence ATGAATGTATATGACTGGGACAATACGATCTACCGCGGCGACAGCACGTTTGGAATGGTGCTGTATGCCTATGGCCACCGGCCGCTGACGCTGCTGAGTCTTCCGCGCACCGCTGTGTGCGGATTGCTTTACGGCCTGCATCTGATGAAAAAGCTGACATTCAAGCAGAATCTTTATCATATGTTTGTCTTCATCAGGGATATGGACCGCTTTGTGGATGAATATACGTCATCGCATCTCGATCATGTTAAGAAGTGGTATCTCGAGCAGCAGAAGGAGGATGACGTTGTCATCTCCGCTTCGCCTGAGTTTCTGATCAAAAGCTTCTGTGACAAGATCGGCATTCATCATGTCATGGCTTCGGTCGTTGATCCAGGGAACGGAAAATACAGCGGCCTCAACTGCCATGGCGAAGAAAAGGTCAGGCGCTATCGCGAAGTCTATGGCGATGCGCCGATTGATTCCTTTTACAGCGACTCCCGTTCGGATGCGCCGCTGGCAGGGCTTGCGGCACATGCGTATCTTGTGCATGGCGATGAAAGGAATCCGTGGTCATGA
- a CDS encoding DUF6056 family protein: MRTTTKGKSIAPFPDRIAVFLFFLVFVLISRWTPVAGDDWVYANSGNGNNPFLLTIKQYHSWSGRILSEFWGFTVAPHKWLWNILNPLLFTGILILLLVLATGNEDAKESEITFLPPASAALAIALVFSVPAGLRMQTYTWMMGTTYVVPLFLFLMDLVLLRRYLSKDSQSSRRWIYAAMCLLNLMVTLYMENAAALMAGADLLLLLYSVMKKDQRLGRAVIVPFVFAVIGAFIILMSPGAHARMAENAEFASYSIGEKIAVNWPNFLEHTFSNNSVIMRVMFLLAALVVLLRGKRTGSWLRSIPLALPFLICMILNLGLLDFLGVLYGLVLLVYFRRQDAPFSDRCIFLILCALGADLVMLLSPIFDSRSSLYSVYLWILLILVLFSSIEIPRRGNTAVLAVMLCLSAVEGAQYLQLYHTVGMINTKRQGQLTYYAANPDVSDAWILGFPKDSIHSADVVDGDTVHDEAFKTYYGLNPDATLHFYYLKDYSAQSIAEN, translated from the coding sequence ATGCGTACTACAACAAAAGGGAAATCCATCGCTCCATTTCCTGACCGGATTGCTGTCTTCCTTTTTTTTCTTGTGTTTGTCCTGATTTCCCGCTGGACACCGGTGGCTGGCGACGACTGGGTTTATGCCAATTCCGGAAACGGCAACAACCCGTTTCTGTTAACCATCAAGCAGTATCATTCCTGGTCCGGCCGGATCTTAAGCGAATTCTGGGGTTTTACGGTGGCGCCTCACAAATGGCTGTGGAACATTCTTAATCCGCTTCTGTTTACCGGAATCCTGATTCTTCTCCTCGTTCTTGCAACGGGAAATGAGGATGCGAAAGAGTCGGAAATCACTTTCCTGCCTCCCGCATCCGCCGCTCTTGCGATTGCACTGGTTTTCTCGGTGCCGGCAGGACTGCGGATGCAGACGTATACCTGGATGATGGGGACGACCTATGTCGTTCCGCTGTTTCTGTTTCTGATGGATCTTGTTCTGCTGCGGCGTTATCTTTCAAAGGATTCCCAGTCATCCCGTCGCTGGATCTATGCGGCGATGTGTCTGCTGAATCTGATGGTCACGCTGTACATGGAAAATGCCGCTGCCCTGATGGCTGGAGCGGATCTCTTACTGCTGCTGTACAGTGTCATGAAAAAGGATCAAAGGCTTGGGCGTGCGGTCATTGTTCCGTTTGTCTTTGCAGTCATCGGTGCCTTCATCATTCTGATGTCACCCGGTGCCCATGCCCGGATGGCGGAGAATGCGGAATTTGCGTCCTATTCAATCGGTGAAAAGATTGCCGTGAACTGGCCGAATTTTCTTGAACACACGTTTTCCAATAACAGTGTCATCATGCGGGTCATGTTTCTGCTGGCTGCTTTGGTGGTTTTGTTGAGGGGAAAAAGGACCGGTTCCTGGCTTCGCTCCATTCCGCTTGCGCTTCCGTTTCTGATCTGCATGATTCTGAATCTTGGCCTGCTGGATTTTCTTGGCGTACTCTATGGGCTTGTTCTTCTGGTTTATTTCCGTCGGCAGGATGCACCGTTCTCTGATCGCTGCATCTTTTTGATTCTCTGTGCCCTGGGAGCGGATCTTGTGATGCTGCTGTCGCCGATTTTTGACAGCCGAAGTTCCTTGTATTCGGTGTATCTGTGGATTCTGCTGATTCTGGTCCTGTTTTCCAGCATTGAGATCCCGCGGCGCGGGAATACTGCTGTGCTGGCGGTGATGCTTTGTTTGAGTGCGGTCGAAGGAGCTCAGTATCTGCAGCTTTATCACACCGTTGGTATGATCAATACGAAGCGGCAGGGACAGTTGACTTACTACGCGGCCAATCCGGACGTGAGCGATGCATGGATTCTCGGCTTCCCGAAGGATTCGATTCATTCTGCCGATGTTGTGGACGGGGACACGGTCCATGACGAGGCGTTCAAGACCTATTACGGTCTCAATCCGGATGCGACCCTGCATTTCTATTACCTCAAGGATTATTCAGCTCAATCAATTGCGGAGAACTAG